A stretch of Argiope bruennichi chromosome 10, qqArgBrue1.1, whole genome shotgun sequence DNA encodes these proteins:
- the LOC129987707 gene encoding early growth response protein 1-B-like isoform X3 has protein sequence MPMAQVDNCCRRFSPCQSPVHPTNYNYGYGHGPWWPNTVPGRVPTVPQDMHYYRRNRGGHYMNRYNAEASDPLNERTECVGTMFPSSHSNSPVGRISYRGSFTTSTTPVTSACSSSASGLSPTDWLHSPSSSEKSLLTPLISIINPSTPTATPPPSSVTPPHHHQHHHQEQPQQSPYEESHQEQQSYLSSPSPHQQELLEQFAVAVSQQQFDPVSFTLKQQSPSYSTPSSTAPTSDLMGVSPDDVVYHRSSPSVSSQQQQLAKYQWTTAAATDFAAASATGGLQLVQSGSVLVPKMEPLADEASCATSTTLLLTDPQTSASLAEYNQSTSKGHEILSQAYQCSNVPLKLLPVKPRKYPNRPSKTPLHERPYACPIDSCDRRFSRSDELTRHIRIHTGQKPFQCRICMRSFSRSDHLTTHIRTHTGEKPFTCETCGRKFARSDEKKRHAKVHLKQRSKRQQSSTTSSAASSSSTASSTVSSLQQQQQQQQQQQQQQQQGGLLLLDIPPSVTTSLLTGPLATPVVTTTALR, from the exons ATGCCCATGGCCCAAGTGGACAATTGCTGTCGGCGCTTTTCGCCGTGCCAGAGTCCGGTCCATCCTACCAATTATAATTATGGTTATGGTCATGGACCTTGGTGGCCCAATACCGTACCTGGACGGGTACCGACTGTACCCCAAGACATGCATTATTACAGGAGAAATCGGGGCGGTCATTATATGAATAGGTATAATG ccGAAGCCTCAGATCCCCTCAATGAGCGCACCGAATGCGTGGGAACTATGTTCCCCAGCAGCCACAGCAACTCCCCCGTGGGACGTATCAGCTACAGAGGCAGTTTCACCACATCCACCACTCCAGTCACATCCGCCTGTTCGTCATCGGCCTCTGGGCTGTCCCCTACAGATTGGCTGCATAGTCCGTCGTCCTCGGAAAAGAGCCTTCTCACTCCCCTCATCAGCATCATCAACCCATCTACCCCTACGGCCACTCCACCTCCCTCTTCCGTTACTCCACCCCATCATCATCAGCATCACCACCAAGAACAGCCGCAGCAATCTCCTTATGAAGAGAGTCATCAGGAACAACAGTCCTACCTGTCGAGTCCCTCACCCCACCAACAGGAATTGCTGGAGCAGTTTGCAGTGGCCGTTTCTCAACAGCAATTCGACCCCGTGTCTTTCACCTTAAAGCAACAGTCGCCGTCATACTCCACGCCCTCATCGACGGCCCCAACGTCTGACCTAATGGGTGTTTCGCCGGACGACGTCGTATACCACAGATCGTCGCCGTCCGTATCATCTCAGCAGCAGCAGCTAGCCAAATATCAATGGACGACGGCAGCGGCGACAGACTTTGCAGCTGCGTCTGCTACTGGTGGATTGCAGTTGGTGCAGTCGGGCTCAGTACTGGTGCCAAAAATGGAACCACTAGCGGATGAAGCATCCTGTGCGACAAGTACTACCCTGTTGTTGACGGATCCACAAACTTCGGCCTCTCTAGCCGAATACAATCAAAGCACCAGCAAG GGCCACGAAATCCTTAGTCAAGCCTACCAGTGCAGCAATGTTCCCCTGAAGTTGCTTCCGGTCAAGCCTCGCAAATATCCCAACCGTCCTTCCAAGACGCCCCTGCACGAGCGCCCTTACGCTTGCCCCATTGACAGCTGCGACCGCAGGTTTTCTCGAAGCGACGAACTCACCCGCCACATCCGAATCCATACTGGACAAAAGCCCTTCCAATGTCGCATCTGCATGAGGTCCTTCAGCCGTTCGGATCACCTCACTACCCATATTCGAACCCACACGGGAGAGAAGCCCTTCACCTGTGAAACTTGCGGTCGCAAGTTTGCGCGCAGCGACGAGAAGAAACGGCACGCCAAGGTGCACCTGAAGCAGAGGTCGAAGCGACAGCAGTCGTCTACGACATCCTCTGCGGCGTCTTCTTCTTCGACGGCATCGTCCACCGTATCGTCTCTgcagcaacaacaacagcaacagcagcagcaacaacaacaacagcagcaaGGCGGGCTCTTGCTGCTGGACATTCCGCCTTCTGTTACCACTAGTCTCCTCACTGGACCGCTTGCCACGCCAGTGGTCACAACCACTGCCCTTAGGTGA